From Staphylococcus sp. IVB6214:
CGAAGCTGGCGCATTAACAAGCGTTGCCTTTGGTTCTAGTCTTGGCATGCTAGGTGAATACGTGGTATCACTCTCTGTTATCTTCTTTGGCTTCTCAACAATTATTGCGTGGTTCGTATACGGTGCGAAATGTTTCGAATACTTATTTGGTGTAAAATACGTGATGTTATATGGCGTGATTTACGTTGCAGCAACGTTCTTAGGAACTGTTGCAGACTTGCGTACTGTATGGCTTTTTGCTGACGTTGCCAATGCGATGATGATGATTCCAAACTTAATCGGTATCTTACTGTTGTACAAAGTTGTTAAGGAAGAAACAGAAGATTACTTTAAACCATCCTTACGTAAAGTATCATAAAATACAAAAACGACTATTGCCATCTCGCAATAGTCGTTTTTCTGTGCTTTCTTATAAGGGTCTTAATCTTTTGTGGTGGGATGGCATGAACTGCTGTCCCGCCCTTTTTTGTTTTTTAAATCATTTTGATACAAAAAAAGCGCTCATGCCTCTATAATTTTAAGTGCCTAAACAAAAAATGAGAGGAGACATGATGCGCCTATGTGTAATGATATATTAAAACTATTAAAAATAAAAGATGAAAATATTCAAGTTCTTAAAGTGGAAGAAGATGTAGAAGTGCGTGGTCAGCTTTCTACGGTTGTTTATGGAACACTTTCTTATACACCAAAGGCATGTATGAAGTGTGGTTGTGTCAATGACGGACAAATACATAAGCACGGTAAACGTGTTTCGCGTTTAACACTATTAAAATCTCAAGAGTCTAATGTTTATCTTAATTTAGCGAAAGAACGCTTTAAGTGTCTACATTGTTTAAAGACTTTTACGGCTCAAACAAACATTGTTGATAGTAATTGCTTTATTACTAACCGTGTGAAATTAGCGATTCAGGACAAACTCACACGTGTACAGTCTGAGATAGACATTGCTAATGATTGTAGTGTTTCACCAAGCACAGTTAAGAGATGTATTCACCATATCTCACAATCATTAATAGTAAAACCTTCATCTGGATTGCCTAAACATCTCTCCATAGATGAATTTAAAAGCGTTAAAAATGTGACAACAGCGATGAGTTTTCTGTTTATAAATAATGAAACGAATCAGATTATCGATATCTTAGAAGATAGACGTATTCACAAACTTAAAGAGTACTTCTATCGTTTTGATCGTCGTGAACGATTAGCTGTCAAAACGGTCACAGCCGATATGTATGAACCCTACATTAACTTCATTCATGAAGTATTCCCGAATGCGATTTTAATCTTTGATCGTTTTCACATTGTTCAGCACCTTAACCGTGAACTTAATAAGCAACGTATTTCTATAATGAATACTTGTCGCTATAAGTCATCAACAGATTACACGAAAATGAAAAAACACTGGAAACTTTTCCTTTCTGACAGACAAGATATCAACAGCTATGAATACTTTTGGTCGAAGTCCTTCAAAACGTATACGACATCAAGAGATATTTTAGAGTATCTATTAAATCTTGATCAGCAGCTCTATGACACATATATGTTAGTTCATCACCTTCGAGAAGCATTAAAACAATGTGATTGGTTACGTTTCAAAGAAACTTTAATGAGTGTTGATAAGAAGCATGTATCACGTGGTGTTTGGCGTGTCATTCGGTTCTATAAAAAATACGAGTATATCCTTTATTCAACAATTAAACACCCTAAGTTAAACAATGGAGCGATTGAAGGTATCAATAATAAAATTAAGCTTATTAAACGTGTATCATATGGCTATCGAAACTTTAATAACTTCAAGGCAAGGATACTGATTATTTTTAAGCTATATCAACGACGTAAAAAGGATAGTTTACTAATAAATAACGCTGCATAAATATATTACGTAGTAATCGCTATCTAATATGTCCTAACACACTTAGAGATGTGTATCTAAAATCATTTCTAATACGAGACGCCTAAGGCAACAAGCCGAACGGAAAATCCATTTTGGCTTCTTTTATTCAATAAAGCCAAAATTAGTTGAAGTGAGGCGCCTTGGCAAGCGAGTATTAAAGAAATGATGGTATAGAAAAAGCGCACAATTAATAATTAAACTGTACGCTTAAATGAATGTAGAGATGACTACATGTTATGATTAAGTTAAAAATAAAATTAGTTACTTTTTATTATCTGCCCACCACAAAAAATGGACTTCCTCTTATAATAACTCGCCTCTCAACTGTAACTGATACAAGTTATAGTAAATGCCTCGTTGTGCTAGCAACGTTTCGTGTGTCCCTCTTTCTGCAATAACACCTTTGTTCAACACGAGTATTTGATCTGCATCTTGAATCGTAGACAAGCGGTGCGCAATTGCTAAAGTCGTACGTCCATGTCTCATTTTCGCCAATGACTTCTGAATGGCTTCTTCAGTCTCAGAGTCGATATTCGCGGTTGCTTCATCCAGAAGTAAGATTTTAGGATCCATTGCCATCGTACGTGCAAAGGCAATCAATTGACGTTGTCCGCTAGAAAATGCACGCCCTTGTTCAATTACTTGATGATCATAGCCATCTGATAGCTGCATAATAAAATCATGTGCATGAACAAACTTCGCTGCCGCTTCCACTTGTTCAAACGTCATCGTCGGATGATACAGTCGGATATTCGATGCAACTGTACCATAAAAGATAAACGGGTCTTGTAACACAAGGCCGATACTTTGCTTCAACGTCTGTTGCGCATAAGACTTGATAGATTTTCCATCAATTAAAATATCTCCACGTTCAAACTCATAAAAACGCATAAATAGATTCGCAATCGTACTTTTACCCGATCCCGTGTGGCCTACCAATGCCACCGTTTGGCCCGGTTCCGCTACGAAAGAAATATCATGTAACACATCATGTGTACCGTCATAACTGAAGCTCACATTTTTGAATTCAATGCGTCCTTGTTGAATTGTCGCTGTTTCATCTTCTTGTTGTGTTGGCGCATGCGTCTCGTTGTCCATCATTTTAAACACACGGCTCGCTGATACAATCGCTTGTTGGAAGATATTCAAGTTCTGGCTCACTTGATTAATCGGCTCAAAAAAGCGTTGCATATATTGAATAAACGCATACACCACACCTGCAGTAACGGTCTCACTGAAACTTAAAAGACCAAAGTACCCTAAAATCATCACCGTCGCAAATGTGGCTAACATCGTCATCGCAGGACGTAACATCAGACTGTCCAATTGAATCGTCTTCATAGACTTTTCATAATGTTCAGCATTGATCGCTCCAAACTCTTCTCTTAGACGCTGTTGCTGATTGAATACTTGAATGATCTTCATACCTTCAATCGACTCAGCCAACTTCGCATTCAAATCCGATAATCGCTGACGTGTTTCGTTAAAGTATACAGATGCGAACTTACGATAACATGCGAGTATTATGATAATCACCGGCACAAACAGCAGTGCAAATAATGCGACACGAATATCCAATACAAACATCATGACAAAGCTTGCAATAACCATCAAAAAAGCTTGTAAAAAGGAAGTTAAAACACCTGTAAACATCTCAATAATGGCTTCTGTATCATTCGTCAACCTTGATACAATACTCCCACTTGGCGTTTCATCAAAAAATGCCATACCTAATCGTGTAATATCATGGAATGCATCAATTCGTAGTTGTTGGATGACCTTTAGTGCTAAATATTCTAAGTAATACACACTTAAATAGGTCGTCATTGCACCCACAATTTGAATAACGATAAAAGCTATTAACAAACCGATTACTTGTTGATTTGATAGTCTCGATTGTAATAAATACTCATCGATAAAAATCTTAACAATATACGGAATACTCATACTCGCAGCAATGGAAATACTGAGTGTCAACAATGATACAGCAATTAATTTCTTAAACGGTAGCGTATACTGAAGCAGTCGTATAAGTACATGTAATTGTTCTTTGGCGGATAATTGAACGACTTCTTTAGTGTGTTTCCCCATGTTGACCCCCTCTTTCTACTTGCGCCGTTAAATCTTCAGTGTAACGTGCTTGCATGGCCTGTGCATGGAATGTTTCTGCATACCAACCATTTTGTGCGAGTAATTCATCGTGTGTTCCCCGTTCAACAATGGTGCCTTCACGCATAACTAAAATCATATCCGCATGCATCACAGCACTCATGCGATGTGCGGTAATCATATTCGTCTTGCCTTGACGTGTCTCTTTCAAATTATGAAGTATCGCCGCTTCTGTCTCAGCATCTACTGCTGACAATGCGTCGTCTAAAATGAGCACATCTGGGTCTTTGATCAGTGCACGTGCAATCGAAATACGTTGCTTTTGTCCACCAGACAACGACACCCCACGTTCACCAACGACTGTATCATATGCTTCTGGTAGTCCCATTATATCGCGATGAATGTGACTCATTTGACTGGCATGATATAACGTCTCATCCGATACATTCGGTTGACTGAAAGCGATATTGGCACGGATCGTCGACGAAAATAAGAAGTGTTCTTGTGGGACATAACCGAACTGTGCACGTAACTGGTCGATACCATACGAACGAATTGCTCGACCGCCATATTGTATATCGTCGGGATGATCGGTATCGAATTCACGTAACAAGAGACGTAACATCAAGCTTTTGCCTGATCCCGTACTTCCGACAATACCAAGCGTCATCCCTTGTTTTAATGTAAAGTGAATATCGTGTAGACGTGCCACTTGCTCATCGGGAAACTGAAATGCATCCATTTGAAATACGATATCTCCAGTAGGTTTCGTTTCAATATTCTCTATCAGCTTGACATCGTTCTCAACACTTTCTATCTGACGAATTCGATCATATGATGCATGTCCACGCTGTACAATGTTGAAAAAGAAACCTAGCGCTAACAGTGGCCATACGAGCATATTGAGATATGTCGTAAATGTCACCAAATCACCAATCGTTATTTCTCCATTAAGCGTCATAATTGAACCAAAGATCATACTTAACAGATAACTCGTCCCTAGTACTAACTGTATCGTTGGATCAAACAGTGCATCAATTTTTGCAACACGTATATTTTTCCCTACAACTTCATCACTCAACTCACGGAAGTCCGCTTCATCATCTTCTTCATAGCCAAAAGACTTCGTTACTTTGATACCCGAAATACTTTCTTGTGTCTTATCGTTCAATTGACTAAAAGCTGCTTGAGCATTTTTGAAAGTATCGTGTAACAACCGGCCATAATAATTCGTCGCTAAAACGAGAATCGGCAATGGAATAATCGCAATCAATGTCAATTTCGGACTGACAGTGATTGCCATCATTGCCAACGTCATCCCGCCAGTAATCAATGCATCACCAATTGTCATCACACCGATACCGGCTGAGCTTTGAACTGCACGAATATCATTAGTCGCATGTGCCATCAAATCTCCCGTACGATATTGTTGATAAAATGATGGACTCATCATCGTATATTTCTCATAGAGACGCTCACGCAAAATACGCCCTAACTTTGCACTTGCACCAAACAATTGCATGCGAGATACAAAACGCAAAAGATAGATGATCACACCTAATCCAATCATGATGAGTAAACAGATGGTTAACAAACGCGGTGTCAATGTTCCTTCTGTAATGTGATCAATCACAAAGCCAATCATTCTTGGCGGTATTAAACTACAAAATGTTGTGATGAGCATTGCGACAAGTGCGATCACAAATCTCTTTCTCTCTTGTTTAAAAAACCAACTCAAATCTCGAAATACTTTCAAGGTGCATCACCACCATCCTTTCTTTTATGTTATTTCCCACTTTTATGTAAAGTTACAAAAAATAACCTTTGTATACTATCATATACAAAATATATCAACAGAAAAAGTATTTGGCGTTTGATTTTTCACAATTTTGCCACATTATTTCGAATTTTATAGAAATATTATAAATCACCTAAGATATGATAGTCTAAATAGAAAGGAGGAGAATACATGTCTCAATTCGATCATCTTCAAGCACCTAAGACCTTCGCATATCGACAATCAACTGTTCACGTGATCAAACACTATCAATTCACATGTGATAACCGCATCTATTTTTCAGAAACGGCTCATGTTGACTTGTCTCACCATACGTATCATCTTGAACTCACACTACAAGCGACAACGAATGCACAAGGGATTGCAGTCGACTTCCATCACATTGATAAGCTCTATCACACACATCTCGCGCCTTATTTAGACGGGCAATTATTAAACGAGACCCTTTCCGAAATGAGTACAACTGCCGAAAACATTGCTTATTGGATATGGGAGCAATTAACGGCTGTACTACCGCATGATGTGTCACTTCAAACATTGGTGTTATATGAAAAACCTGAACAAGGGATTCAACTAACACATGGCATGTGGTCGTAGATACACATACAAAAGGAACTGAGACATAGTGCCTAGCTCCTGTTTTTAAGATGTAGAAATCATTGTAATGGCAGTAGGTGTCTGAAGTGAAATGCGGTTTTACAAACTTTT
This genomic window contains:
- a CDS encoding ISL3 family transposase, with product MCNDILKLLKIKDENIQVLKVEEDVEVRGQLSTVVYGTLSYTPKACMKCGCVNDGQIHKHGKRVSRLTLLKSQESNVYLNLAKERFKCLHCLKTFTAQTNIVDSNCFITNRVKLAIQDKLTRVQSEIDIANDCSVSPSTVKRCIHHISQSLIVKPSSGLPKHLSIDEFKSVKNVTTAMSFLFINNETNQIIDILEDRRIHKLKEYFYRFDRRERLAVKTVTADMYEPYINFIHEVFPNAILIFDRFHIVQHLNRELNKQRISIMNTCRYKSSTDYTKMKKHWKLFLSDRQDINSYEYFWSKSFKTYTTSRDILEYLLNLDQQLYDTYMLVHHLREALKQCDWLRFKETLMSVDKKHVSRGVWRVIRFYKKYEYILYSTIKHPKLNNGAIEGINNKIKLIKRVSYGYRNFNNFKARILIIFKLYQRRKKDSLLINNAA
- a CDS encoding 6-carboxytetrahydropterin synthase is translated as MSQFDHLQAPKTFAYRQSTVHVIKHYQFTCDNRIYFSETAHVDLSHHTYHLELTLQATTNAQGIAVDFHHIDKLYHTHLAPYLDGQLLNETLSEMSTTAENIAYWIWEQLTAVLPHDVSLQTLVLYEKPEQGIQLTHGMWS
- a CDS encoding ABC transporter ATP-binding protein, translating into MGKHTKEVVQLSAKEQLHVLIRLLQYTLPFKKLIAVSLLTLSISIAASMSIPYIVKIFIDEYLLQSRLSNQQVIGLLIAFIVIQIVGAMTTYLSVYYLEYLALKVIQQLRIDAFHDITRLGMAFFDETPSGSIVSRLTNDTEAIIEMFTGVLTSFLQAFLMVIASFVMMFVLDIRVALFALLFVPVIIIILACYRKFASVYFNETRQRLSDLNAKLAESIEGMKIIQVFNQQQRLREEFGAINAEHYEKSMKTIQLDSLMLRPAMTMLATFATVMILGYFGLLSFSETVTAGVVYAFIQYMQRFFEPINQVSQNLNIFQQAIVSASRVFKMMDNETHAPTQQEDETATIQQGRIEFKNVSFSYDGTHDVLHDISFVAEPGQTVALVGHTGSGKSTIANLFMRFYEFERGDILIDGKSIKSYAQQTLKQSIGLVLQDPFIFYGTVASNIRLYHPTMTFEQVEAAAKFVHAHDFIMQLSDGYDHQVIEQGRAFSSGQRQLIAFARTMAMDPKILLLDEATANIDSETEEAIQKSLAKMRHGRTTLAIAHRLSTIQDADQILVLNKGVIAERGTHETLLAQRGIYYNLYQLQLRGELL
- a CDS encoding ABC transporter transmembrane domain-containing protein, with the translated sequence MKVFRDLSWFFKQERKRFVIALVAMLITTFCSLIPPRMIGFVIDHITEGTLTPRLLTICLLIMIGLGVIIYLLRFVSRMQLFGASAKLGRILRERLYEKYTMMSPSFYQQYRTGDLMAHATNDIRAVQSSAGIGVMTIGDALITGGMTLAMMAITVSPKLTLIAIIPLPILVLATNYYGRLLHDTFKNAQAAFSQLNDKTQESISGIKVTKSFGYEEDDEADFRELSDEVVGKNIRVAKIDALFDPTIQLVLGTSYLLSMIFGSIMTLNGEITIGDLVTFTTYLNMLVWPLLALGFFFNIVQRGHASYDRIRQIESVENDVKLIENIETKPTGDIVFQMDAFQFPDEQVARLHDIHFTLKQGMTLGIVGSTGSGKSLMLRLLLREFDTDHPDDIQYGGRAIRSYGIDQLRAQFGYVPQEHFLFSSTIRANIAFSQPNVSDETLYHASQMSHIHRDIMGLPEAYDTVVGERGVSLSGGQKQRISIARALIKDPDVLILDDALSAVDAETEAAILHNLKETRQGKTNMITAHRMSAVMHADMILVMREGTIVERGTHDELLAQNGWYAETFHAQAMQARYTEDLTAQVERGGQHGETH